The proteins below are encoded in one region of Ferruginibacter lapsinanis:
- a CDS encoding YitT family protein, producing the protein MRNIWKKIIIQTILDEKDPERQSDEYSSFELAKGFRELKINIRRWVKDIVLIAVGITSAAFGLEGFLIPNSFIDGGVTGISLLVNAVSGYPIYIFILLLNIPFVYTGYKIISKQFAIKTAIAITGLAVAVATIHFGEVTHDKLLASVFGGFFLGAGIGLSIRGGAVIDGTEVMAIFLSRKLGTTIGDIIIIINIMIFSFAAYFLNIEAALYSLLTYLAASKTLDFVIEGIEEYTGVTIISSHNEEIRQMIINDLGRGVTVYKGRRGYGKSGETNETDIVYTVITRLELNKLNNEITKIDPYAFVVMSSVKDTKGGMIKKRSLQH; encoded by the coding sequence ATGAGAAATATCTGGAAGAAGATAATAATACAGACCATCCTGGATGAAAAAGATCCGGAACGGCAGTCGGATGAATATTCTTCATTTGAATTGGCGAAAGGATTCCGTGAACTTAAGATCAATATCCGCCGTTGGGTAAAGGATATTGTATTAATTGCCGTAGGTATTACTTCCGCAGCATTTGGACTGGAAGGTTTCCTGATACCTAATAGTTTTATTGATGGAGGTGTTACAGGTATTTCACTACTGGTAAATGCGGTAAGCGGCTACCCTATCTATATATTCATTCTTTTATTGAACATCCCGTTTGTATATACAGGCTACAAAATAATCAGTAAACAATTTGCCATTAAAACTGCTATCGCCATAACGGGTTTAGCGGTAGCAGTTGCTACCATTCATTTTGGTGAGGTAACGCATGATAAATTATTGGCTTCTGTGTTTGGCGGCTTTTTCTTAGGGGCCGGTATCGGACTTTCTATAAGAGGCGGTGCGGTAATTGACGGCACAGAAGTAATGGCCATTTTTTTGAGCAGAAAACTGGGTACTACAATTGGTGATATTATTATCATTATCAATATCATGATCTTTTCATTTGCTGCTTATTTCCTAAATATTGAGGCTGCATTGTATTCTTTGCTTACTTACCTGGCTGCTTCTAAAACACTTGACTTTGTAATTGAAGGTATTGAAGAGTACACAGGAGTTACCATTATTTCATCACACAATGAAGAAATAAGACAAATGATCATTAATGACCTTGGCAGAGGGGTAACTGTGTATAAAGGAAGACGCGGTTATGGCAAGAGCGGTGAAACGAATGAAACAGATATTGTATATACAGTTATCACCCGTTTGGAATTAAATAAATTAAATAACGAGATCACAAAGATAGACCCCTACGCCTTTGTAGTGATGAGCAGCGTGAAAGATACCAAGGGGGGGATGATAAAGAAGAGAAGCTTGCAGCATTAA
- the abc-f gene encoding ribosomal protection-like ABC-F family protein, whose protein sequence is MLLGLQNVTFEFGARTIVEDATWHIQPNERIALIGYNGTGKSTLLKVLTRQYLPSKGSVEQGRETTIGFLHQDLLSFDTEDSILEVAMGAFERVKQLEKEIEAIGLELEKTGDETLAIEYSEKLHELDVLGGYNIHHKTEEILQGLGFSNESLSKPYKLFSGGWRMRVLLAKMILMAPDVLLLDEPTNHLDLPSIEWLEKYLLHYQGAVVMVSHDRYFLDRMVNKVVELYQQKLHFYTGNYSYYETEKALRVEIQQKAYENQQDYIRQNERFVERFKAKASKAAAAQSIVKRLEKLDRIENVEIERPNMRINFSIDKQPGRVLCTLKGVSKSFGDLKIMENTGAEIDRGDKIALIGANGKGKSTLLRVIVGSEEITGERIWGHNVEESFYAQHQLEALNIENSVLDEMRESRSGKTDLELRSLLGCFLFSGDDVDKKIKVLSGGEKARVALAKTIVSKANFLMLDEPTNHLDIHSVDLLIGALNNYEGSLVFVSHDRHFVSKIANKIWEIEDHKIVEFKGTYAEWEIWKEKREAAKKANAAQATDNKQQATSNKQQATDNKQVKAAEPAPQNTNTSIDKELKKEYQKNKNRFQQIEEKLAQLNKRKLELETLMASPDSYANKEKFQQTENEYKTISAELNTLNKEYETVFEKVMELEEKIG, encoded by the coding sequence ATGCTTTTAGGATTACAAAATGTAACATTTGAGTTTGGAGCCCGTACAATTGTGGAAGATGCTACCTGGCATATACAACCCAATGAAAGAATCGCTTTAATAGGATATAATGGCACCGGAAAATCTACTTTACTAAAGGTATTAACCCGTCAATACTTACCTAGCAAAGGCTCTGTTGAACAAGGCAGAGAGACAACCATCGGTTTTTTACATCAGGATCTATTGAGTTTTGATACCGAAGATTCTATTTTAGAAGTGGCCATGGGCGCTTTTGAAAGAGTTAAACAATTAGAAAAAGAAATTGAGGCCATTGGTTTAGAACTCGAAAAAACAGGGGATGAAACCCTGGCCATCGAATATTCTGAAAAATTACATGAACTGGATGTTTTAGGGGGTTACAATATTCATCATAAAACAGAAGAGATCTTGCAAGGTCTTGGTTTTAGCAATGAAAGTTTGAGCAAACCTTATAAACTATTTAGCGGAGGCTGGCGTATGAGGGTGTTACTGGCTAAAATGATCCTGATGGCACCGGATGTATTGTTACTGGATGAACCTACGAATCACCTTGATCTTCCGAGTATTGAATGGTTGGAAAAATATTTATTACATTACCAGGGTGCGGTAGTTATGGTTAGCCATGACCGTTATTTCCTCGACAGAATGGTGAATAAAGTGGTGGAACTGTATCAACAAAAATTACATTTTTATACAGGCAACTATTCTTATTACGAAACAGAAAAAGCGTTACGGGTAGAAATACAACAGAAAGCATACGAAAATCAGCAGGATTATATAAGACAGAACGAACGTTTTGTTGAACGATTTAAAGCTAAGGCAAGTAAAGCTGCAGCAGCTCAAAGTATTGTAAAGCGTTTGGAGAAACTGGACAGAATAGAAAACGTAGAGATCGAACGTCCGAATATGCGTATCAATTTCTCTATTGATAAACAGCCCGGCAGAGTATTATGTACATTAAAAGGTGTAAGCAAAAGTTTTGGCGATCTTAAAATAATGGAAAATACCGGCGCTGAAATTGATCGTGGAGACAAGATCGCATTGATCGGCGCCAATGGAAAAGGTAAATCTACCTTACTGAGAGTGATTGTAGGCAGTGAAGAAATTACCGGAGAAAGGATCTGGGGACATAATGTTGAAGAATCTTTTTACGCACAGCATCAGCTGGAAGCACTAAATATTGAGAACTCCGTTTTGGATGAAATGAGAGAAAGTCGTAGTGGCAAAACTGACCTGGAATTAAGAAGTTTGTTAGGTTGTTTCTTATTTAGTGGTGATGATGTAGATAAAAAAATTAAAGTATTGAGTGGTGGAGAAAAAGCAAGGGTTGCTTTAGCAAAAACAATTGTAAGTAAGGCAAACTTTTTAATGCTGGATGAACCTACGAATCATCTCGACATACATTCTGTTGATCTGTTGATAGGCGCCTTGAATAACTATGAAGGTAGTTTGGTATTTGTGAGTCATGATAGACATTTTGTAAGTAAGATCGCTAATAAAATATGGGAAATAGAAGACCATAAGATAGTAGAATTTAAAGGTACTTATGCGGAGTGGGAAATATGGAAAGAAAAAAGAGAAGCAGCAAAGAAAGCAAATGCAGCACAGGCAACTGATAATAAGCAACAAGCGACAAGCAATAAGCAACAGGCTACAGACAATAAGCAAGTAAAAGCTGCGGAACCGGCACCTCAAAACACCAATACTTCAATTGATAAAGAATTAAAAAAAGAGTATCAAAAAAATAAAAATCGTTTTCAACAGATAGAAGAGAAATTAGCACAACTCAATAAACGTAAATTAGAGTTGGAAACTTTGATGGCTTCGCCTGATAGTTATGCTAACAAAGAAAAGTTTCAACAAACCGAAAACGAATACAAAACTATTTCTGCAGAACTGAATACATTAAACAAAGAATACGAAACTGTATTCGAAAAGGTAATGGAACTCGAAGAGAAGATCGGATAG
- a CDS encoding DUF3347 domain-containing protein — translation MKKILLILLVLLVAFAVYWFKFRDNDKNKGPKQEPLKVSRHSDGFNKSVDTMLTAYFEMHDAFVNGDTAKAKAACKNLIALADNVKLDELKTDTATVFEAGSMQMKDIVANAQSLLQQKDITEMRQDFRMVGENIYPLLKTIHYEGKTLYWQNCPMAFGEDKGANWISNTKEIVNPYLGKNHPEFKSSMLHCGEIEDSIKAQ, via the coding sequence ATGAAGAAGATATTATTGATACTGTTAGTATTACTAGTAGCATTTGCTGTTTATTGGTTTAAATTCAGAGATAATGATAAAAACAAAGGACCAAAGCAGGAGCCACTGAAAGTGAGCAGGCACAGTGATGGTTTTAATAAGAGCGTAGATACAATGCTTACTGCGTATTTTGAAATGCATGATGCCTTTGTTAATGGAGATACTGCAAAAGCAAAAGCCGCCTGTAAAAATTTAATTGCATTAGCAGATAATGTTAAGCTGGATGAATTGAAAACTGATACGGCTACTGTTTTTGAAGCCGGCTCAATGCAAATGAAAGATATCGTTGCTAATGCACAAAGTTTGTTGCAACAAAAAGATATTACAGAAATGCGTCAAGACTTCAGAATGGTAGGTGAAAATATTTATCCGTTATTAAAAACCATTCATTACGAAGGGAAGACACTATATTGGCAAAATTGCCCAATGGCTTTTGGTGAAGATAAAGGAGCTAACTGGATCAGTAATACCAAAGAAATTGTAAATCCATATCTGGGGAAAAATCATCCTGAGTTTAAAAGCTCTATGTTGCATTGCGGTGAAA